One Rosa chinensis cultivar Old Blush chromosome 5, RchiOBHm-V2, whole genome shotgun sequence genomic region harbors:
- the LOC112166613 gene encoding transcription factor MYB59 isoform X2: MGFHSQSFRFEGGGRQIIGLNRTGKSCRLRWVNYLHPGLKRGKMTPQEERLVLELHSKWGNRWSRIARKLPGRTDNEIKNYWRTHMRKKAQEKKRAVSPSSSSSNCSSSSNITTNEGGASFYDTGGAEIVASSAEKKNINSGDQEKEDGNDTTKRDQREYSLDDIWKDINLPEVNSIEPVYDGSYGEEVCKFSCPLMATPPPLSWDSLFKIDEDQESKNMFLPTTPSDNQFLSCFEYGKASSLTG; this comes from the exons ATGGGATTTCATAGCCAAAGTTTCAGGTTTGAAGGTGGCGGGAGACAAATAATAG GTTTGAACAGAACCGGTAAGAGTTGCAGGTTAAGGTGGGTTAATTACTTGCACCCTGGCCTCAAAAGAGGCAAGATGACCCCTCAAGAAGAGCGCCTTGTGCTTGAGCTTCACTCCAAATGGGGAAATAG ATGGTCAAGAATTGCTAGAAAGTTACCAGGGAGGACTGATAATGAGATTAAGAATTATTGGAGGACTCATATGAGGAAGAAGGCTCAAGAGAAGAAGAGGGCTGtgtcaccatcatcatcatcttccaacTGTTCATCATCATCAAACATCACCACCAATGAAGGAGGAGCAAGCTTTTATGACACCGGTGGGGCTGAAATTGTGGCTTCATCAGCAGAGAAGAAAAATATCAACAGTGGAGATCAAGAGAAGGAAGATGGTAATGACACTACTAAAAGGGACCAAAGGGAGTATTCACTTGATGATATATGGAAAGACATCAATTTGCCAGAAGTGAACAGTATTGAACCAGTTTATGATGGCAGCTATGGTGAAGAAGTCTGCAAATTTTCATGCCCTTTAATGGCTACTCCTCCTCCACTGTCATGGGATTCACTGTTTAAAAtagatgaagatcaagagagTAAGAATATGTTTCTGCCTACTACCCCAAGTGACAATCAATTCCTGTCCTGTTTTGAATATGGAAAGGCATCGTCTCTAACTGGCTGA
- the LOC112166613 gene encoding transcription factor MYB59 isoform X1 — MKMVQDQQEIRKGPWTEQEDFQLVCFVGLFGDRRWDFIAKVSGLNRTGKSCRLRWVNYLHPGLKRGKMTPQEERLVLELHSKWGNRWSRIARKLPGRTDNEIKNYWRTHMRKKAQEKKRAVSPSSSSSNCSSSSNITTNEGGASFYDTGGAEIVASSAEKKNINSGDQEKEDGNDTTKRDQREYSLDDIWKDINLPEVNSIEPVYDGSYGEEVCKFSCPLMATPPPLSWDSLFKIDEDQESKNMFLPTTPSDNQFLSCFEYGKASSLTG, encoded by the exons ATGAAAATGGTGCAAGATCAACAGGAAATCAGAAAGGGCCCATGGACTGAACAAGAGGACTTCCAACTGGTGTGCTTTGTGGGCTTGTTTGGAGACCGACGATGGGATTTCATAGCCAAAGTTTCAG GTTTGAACAGAACCGGTAAGAGTTGCAGGTTAAGGTGGGTTAATTACTTGCACCCTGGCCTCAAAAGAGGCAAGATGACCCCTCAAGAAGAGCGCCTTGTGCTTGAGCTTCACTCCAAATGGGGAAATAG ATGGTCAAGAATTGCTAGAAAGTTACCAGGGAGGACTGATAATGAGATTAAGAATTATTGGAGGACTCATATGAGGAAGAAGGCTCAAGAGAAGAAGAGGGCTGtgtcaccatcatcatcatcttccaacTGTTCATCATCATCAAACATCACCACCAATGAAGGAGGAGCAAGCTTTTATGACACCGGTGGGGCTGAAATTGTGGCTTCATCAGCAGAGAAGAAAAATATCAACAGTGGAGATCAAGAGAAGGAAGATGGTAATGACACTACTAAAAGGGACCAAAGGGAGTATTCACTTGATGATATATGGAAAGACATCAATTTGCCAGAAGTGAACAGTATTGAACCAGTTTATGATGGCAGCTATGGTGAAGAAGTCTGCAAATTTTCATGCCCTTTAATGGCTACTCCTCCTCCACTGTCATGGGATTCACTGTTTAAAAtagatgaagatcaagagagTAAGAATATGTTTCTGCCTACTACCCCAAGTGACAATCAATTCCTGTCCTGTTTTGAATATGGAAAGGCATCGTCTCTAACTGGCTGA